The Caenorhabditis elegans chromosome II genome has a segment encoding these proteins:
- the T24B8.4 gene encoding Flocculation protein FLO11-like (Confirmed by transcript evidence): MSPISSSVSSASAPSPSSLSAGSVSPDSTPKKRIVGSNANFEKAKEKWGAAPKADDSPPTTRGYLMRESKTPTREETTPVREKTPVKTIEEPKSKKVTASSALNKNKEKEKSPPCFAVTAAEAKGAAAVAKSKSRKKSLKNTPSVPTSTITTTSTTTNKPTSTSTKQTTSSSSTEHSPSPMATSSQKRDSISNTDVKKKTPYGQPMSGTVADRANKFRQQLQADNEKGKKPWQHPFMSSNVPPSSLSAREQLFSSSSLPRHHRNSSNQNVINVPISAPWYSRDPIVNPEPPSVGSRRPSKQSTNPYRISFDEFTVPHPSQMRDNIRFNIDLSHDLPLSISRR; encoded by the exons ATGTCTCCAATAAGTTCCTCAGTTTCATCTGCTTCTGCACCATCTCCATCATCACTTTCTGCTGGATCAGTGTCCCCAGATTCAACTCCAAAGAAGAGAATTGTTGGTTCTAATGCCAACTTTGAAAAg GCAAAAGAAAAGTGGGGAGCTGCTCCAAAAGCCGACGACTCACCACCAACAACTCGTGGATATTTGATGCGTGAAAGCAAGACACCAACACGAGAGGAAACCACTCCAGTAAGAGAAAAGACACCAGTGAAAACAATTGAGGAGCCAAAAAGCAAAAAGGTGACTGCATCTTCTGCACTGAacaaaaacaaggaaaaagagaagagtCCACCGTGCTTCGCTGTAACCGCTGCTGAGGCAAAGGGCGCAGCAGCGGTTGCCAAGTCGAAGAGTCGAAAGAAGTCACTGAAGAATACTCCATCTGTTCCCACTTCAACCATCACAACCACTTCCACAACCACTAACAAACCTACTAGCACTTCCACCAAACAGACCACCTCATCCTCATCCACTGAGCACTCCCCATCACCCATGGCTACATCCTCTCAAAAAAGGGATAGTATCAGTAATACTGATGTTAAGAAGAAGACACCATATGGTCAACCAATGTCAGGAACAGTCGCTGATCGAGCAAATAAGTTCCGTCAACAGTTGCAAGCTGATaatgaaaaaggaaagaaacCATGGCAG CATCCCTTCATGTCTTCCAACGTGCCTCCATCTTCCCTTTCTGCTCGTGAGCAGCTCTTCTCCTCCTCTTcgttgccacgtcatcatcgtAACTCTTCAAACCAAAACGTCATCAACGTTCCAATAAGTGCTCCGTGGTATTCACGGGACCCTATCGTCAACCCAGAACCGCCAAGTGTTGGGTCCCGTCGGCCATCCAAACAGTCAACCAATCCGTATCGG ATCTCGTTTGACGAATTCACAGTGCCCCATCCTTCACAAATGCGTGATAATATTCGCTTCAACATCGACTTATCCCACGACTTACCGCTCTCCATTTCTCGCCGCTAA
- the T24B8.4 gene encoding WH2 domain-containing protein (Confirmed by transcript evidence), with protein sequence MSSNVPPSSLSAREQLFSSSSLPRHHRNSSNQNVINVPISAPWYSRDPIVNPEPPSVGSRRPSKQSTNPYRISFDEFTVPHPSQMRDNIRFNIDLSHDLPLSISRR encoded by the exons ATGTCTTCCAACGTGCCTCCATCTTCCCTTTCTGCTCGTGAGCAGCTCTTCTCCTCCTCTTcgttgccacgtcatcatcgtAACTCTTCAAACCAAAACGTCATCAACGTTCCAATAAGTGCTCCGTGGTATTCACGGGACCCTATCGTCAACCCAGAACCGCCAAGTGTTGGGTCCCGTCGGCCATCCAAACAGTCAACCAATCCGTATCGG ATCTCGTTTGACGAATTCACAGTGCCCCATCCTTCACAAATGCGTGATAATATTCGCTTCAACATCGACTTATCCCACGACTTACCGCTCTCCATTTCTCGCCGCTAA
- the T24B8.4 gene encoding WH2 domain-containing protein (Confirmed by transcript evidence) has product MSPISSSVSSASAPSPSSLSAGSVSPDSTPKKRIVGSNANFEKAKEKWGAAPKADDSPPTTRGYLMRESKTPTREETTPVREKTPVKTIEEPKSKKVTASSALNKNKEKEKSPPCFAVTAAEAKGAAAVAKSKSRKKSLKNTPSVPTSTITTTSTTTNKPTSTSTKQTTSSSSTEHSPSPMATSSQKRDSISNTDVKKKTPYGQPMSGTVADRANKFRQQLQADNEKGKKPWQISFDEFTVPHPSQMRDNIRFNIDLSHDLPLSISRR; this is encoded by the exons ATGTCTCCAATAAGTTCCTCAGTTTCATCTGCTTCTGCACCATCTCCATCATCACTTTCTGCTGGATCAGTGTCCCCAGATTCAACTCCAAAGAAGAGAATTGTTGGTTCTAATGCCAACTTTGAAAAg GCAAAAGAAAAGTGGGGAGCTGCTCCAAAAGCCGACGACTCACCACCAACAACTCGTGGATATTTGATGCGTGAAAGCAAGACACCAACACGAGAGGAAACCACTCCAGTAAGAGAAAAGACACCAGTGAAAACAATTGAGGAGCCAAAAAGCAAAAAGGTGACTGCATCTTCTGCACTGAacaaaaacaaggaaaaagagaagagtCCACCGTGCTTCGCTGTAACCGCTGCTGAGGCAAAGGGCGCAGCAGCGGTTGCCAAGTCGAAGAGTCGAAAGAAGTCACTGAAGAATACTCCATCTGTTCCCACTTCAACCATCACAACCACTTCCACAACCACTAACAAACCTACTAGCACTTCCACCAAACAGACCACCTCATCCTCATCCACTGAGCACTCCCCATCACCCATGGCTACATCCTCTCAAAAAAGGGATAGTATCAGTAATACTGATGTTAAGAAGAAGACACCATATGGTCAACCAATGTCAGGAACAGTCGCTGATCGAGCAAATAAGTTCCGTCAACAGTTGCAAGCTGATaatgaaaaaggaaagaaacCATGGCAG ATCTCGTTTGACGAATTCACAGTGCCCCATCCTTCACAAATGCGTGATAATATTCGCTTCAACATCGACTTATCCCACGACTTACCGCTCTCCATTTCTCGCCGCTAA
- the T24B8.4 gene encoding Transcriptional regulator (Confirmed by transcript evidence) has translation MRDNIRFNIDLSHDLPLSISRR, from the coding sequence ATGCGTGATAATATTCGCTTCAACATCGACTTATCCCACGACTTACCGCTCTCCATTTCTCGCCGCTAA